Proteins from one Niallia circulans genomic window:
- a CDS encoding amidohydrolase: MGTLFYGGTIYTMRQEGETVDAVYANGSHIMDYGSVKELERKYGKELTDRVHLKGGVMLPGFVDSHMHLIGHGERLIRLDLSACTSKQEALSLIKKSAEKTADGEWILGGGWNENLWDDRTPFTKEELDNVVPHNPIVLDRICKHAIAVNTKALEQAKVTSDTAEPFGGVIEKDGTGALTGVLKDKAQELITNAIPEKSHEYVKNALRRGIKDAYRLGLTGAHTEDLFYYHGYEGTHQAFKQVIEEEGLLFRTHLLVHHRVFAEMITAAPQTAYQSGGAWVELGAMKIFADGAFGGRTAFLSRPYADDPSTQGVCIFTQTQLDELVKQARDNNMPVAVHAIGDEAFDMVLKAIEKHPLKGYGRDRLIHATMLRADLIERLKGLPLILDIQPSFVTSDFPWVYDRLGKDNMQYCYAWKTLLAEGLHCAGGSDAPIESADPLAGIYSAVLRTNDEDLSGAGYMPEQALSVYEAVSLYTKGSAYAICHEKDRGIIEKGYLADFTVLDQDLFVINHRDIQNVKVSKTIIASEVVYEK, translated from the coding sequence ATGGGAACGTTATTTTATGGTGGAACAATATACACAATGAGACAAGAGGGAGAAACGGTTGACGCTGTTTATGCAAATGGCTCACACATCATGGATTATGGAAGTGTAAAGGAACTGGAAAGAAAATATGGCAAGGAGTTGACTGACCGCGTTCATTTGAAGGGCGGAGTTATGCTGCCAGGCTTTGTCGACAGCCATATGCATTTAATCGGTCATGGAGAAAGACTGATTCGCTTAGATCTTTCAGCATGCACCTCCAAGCAAGAAGCACTATCTCTTATTAAGAAATCTGCAGAAAAAACAGCAGATGGGGAATGGATACTTGGCGGAGGCTGGAATGAAAACCTCTGGGATGATAGAACACCATTTACAAAAGAAGAATTGGACAACGTAGTCCCGCATAATCCAATTGTTTTGGACAGAATCTGCAAGCATGCAATTGCTGTTAATACAAAAGCTTTGGAGCAGGCAAAAGTAACAAGCGATACAGCAGAACCGTTTGGCGGGGTGATTGAAAAAGACGGAACGGGAGCACTCACAGGTGTATTAAAGGACAAGGCGCAAGAGCTTATTACAAATGCCATCCCAGAAAAAAGCCATGAATATGTAAAGAATGCGTTGCGTAGAGGAATTAAGGATGCCTATAGACTTGGTTTAACTGGAGCTCATACAGAGGATTTATTTTACTATCACGGATATGAAGGAACACATCAGGCCTTCAAGCAGGTAATTGAAGAGGAAGGTCTTTTGTTTCGCACACATCTGCTTGTCCATCATCGCGTATTCGCTGAAATGATAACAGCAGCACCTCAAACTGCCTACCAATCTGGTGGAGCTTGGGTGGAGCTTGGTGCTATGAAAATATTTGCGGATGGCGCCTTTGGCGGACGGACAGCATTTTTAAGCAGACCCTATGCCGATGATCCGTCTACACAAGGTGTCTGCATATTTACGCAAACCCAGTTAGATGAGCTAGTGAAGCAGGCAAGAGACAACAATATGCCAGTAGCGGTGCATGCTATTGGTGATGAGGCCTTTGATATGGTTCTTAAGGCAATTGAAAAGCATCCATTAAAGGGATATGGCAGAGACAGGCTTATCCATGCGACAATGCTTCGTGCAGACTTAATCGAGCGCTTAAAGGGACTTCCACTCATACTGGATATTCAACCAAGCTTTGTTACTTCTGATTTTCCATGGGTGTATGATCGCCTTGGTAAGGATAATATGCAATATTGCTATGCATGGAAAACATTACTTGCAGAAGGACTTCATTGTGCCGGCGGTTCAGATGCACCAATTGAGTCTGCAGATCCACTTGCAGGCATCTATTCAGCCGTATTAAGAACAAACGATGAGGATTTAAGCGGCGCTGGATATATGCCTGAGCAAGCTTTATCTGTATATGAGGCAGTGAGCTTATATACAAAAGGGAGTGCCTATGCTATTTGTCATGAGAAGGACAGGGGCATCATCGAAAAAGGATACCTTGCTGACTTTACTGTGCTTGATCAAGATCTGTTTGTGATAAATCACCGTGATATCCAGAACGTAAAAGTATCAAAAACAATTATTGCAAGTGAAGTTGTCTATGAAAAATAA
- the rarD gene encoding EamA family transporter RarD yields the protein MKDNETKTGILYAVFAYLIWGLFPIYWKNLQGVGADEILANRVLWSFVFMVLLVTITRKWKKLGQVLYSFKTNKKQGFMLFIASVLVSCNWFIYIWAVNANQIIETSLGYYINPLVSVMLGMFVLKEKLTKVQYVSVGLAAIGVLILTISHGSFPWIALSLAFTFGLYGLAKKLISIDSEIGLTLETMFITPIALLYIVYLFVKGDHAFLAGSSGMDVLLMISGVLTAIPLLFFAKGAQRIPLSMLGFIQYMTPTLTLILGVFVYDEPFTSTHLLSFVFIWSALTLYSLSKTKLFSQSNHAKRKDRAEA from the coding sequence ATGAAAGATAATGAGACGAAAACAGGGATATTGTATGCCGTATTTGCATACTTGATTTGGGGTTTGTTCCCTATTTATTGGAAGAACCTGCAAGGTGTTGGCGCCGATGAAATTCTGGCAAATCGTGTTTTATGGTCTTTTGTATTTATGGTTTTGCTTGTGACTATAACAAGAAAGTGGAAGAAGCTGGGGCAAGTGCTATACAGCTTTAAAACAAATAAAAAACAAGGTTTTATGCTGTTTATCGCCTCTGTGCTAGTAAGCTGCAACTGGTTTATTTATATTTGGGCAGTGAATGCCAATCAAATTATTGAAACAAGTCTTGGCTATTATATTAATCCATTGGTCAGCGTTATGCTCGGTATGTTTGTATTAAAGGAAAAGTTAACGAAAGTCCAGTATGTCTCAGTCGGATTAGCAGCTATCGGAGTACTAATCTTGACGATTTCTCATGGAAGCTTTCCATGGATTGCATTATCTTTAGCATTTACCTTTGGTTTGTATGGCTTGGCGAAAAAACTTATCTCCATAGATTCCGAAATAGGACTCACTTTAGAAACGATGTTCATTACACCAATTGCCCTCCTTTACATAGTTTATTTATTTGTAAAGGGAGATCATGCCTTTCTAGCAGGATCTTCAGGTATGGATGTGCTGCTGATGATATCTGGTGTGTTGACAGCTATACCGCTCCTCTTTTTCGCTAAAGGCGCCCAAAGAATACCGCTGTCGATGCTTGGCTTCATTCAGTACATGACACCTACCTTAACATTAATTTTAGGTGTATTTGTTTATGATGAGCCATTTACCTCGACACATCTATTATCCTTTGTATTCATTTGGAGTGCATTAACACTTTATTCATTGTCAAAAACAAAGCTGTTTTCACAATCTAATCACGCAAAACGAAAAGATAGGGCAGAGGCCTAA
- the sppA gene encoding signal peptide peptidase SppA produces MNKKRWAALGIAAFIFAFSIATSLVSTALTTDFNSLFSDLVASGNEEFTEDTLEDGNEFNKIAVLEVDGTIQDTGDTQSILSSAGYNHKAFMKKLDKVKDDTSVKGIILKVNTPGGGVVESAEIHDKIVEIQEEAKKPVYVSMGSMAASGGYYISAPADKIFASPETLTGSLGVIMSGYNFEGLAEKYGVEFVTIKSGPYKDIMSSTREMTDEERDILQTMIDNSYDGFVKVIADGRGLKEDEVRKIADGRIYDGRQAKDLNLIDDFGYLEDVITAMKTDNKWNDAMVVSYSDTGGFASMFGMTAKSLLSGEEKEMANILKIATNANSPRLMYLYAE; encoded by the coding sequence ATGAATAAAAAAAGATGGGCCGCCCTTGGAATCGCTGCATTTATATTTGCGTTTTCCATTGCTACAAGTCTTGTGTCAACAGCATTAACGACTGATTTCAACAGTCTCTTTTCGGACTTAGTGGCAAGCGGCAATGAAGAGTTTACAGAGGATACGCTGGAAGACGGGAATGAGTTTAATAAAATAGCCGTTCTTGAAGTGGATGGAACAATACAGGATACTGGTGACACACAATCCATTCTGTCCTCTGCAGGATACAATCATAAGGCATTTATGAAGAAGCTCGATAAAGTGAAGGATGATACAAGCGTAAAGGGAATTATCCTTAAAGTGAACACTCCTGGTGGCGGAGTTGTGGAAAGTGCGGAAATACATGATAAAATAGTCGAAATTCAAGAAGAGGCGAAAAAACCTGTATACGTGTCAATGGGATCTATGGCTGCTTCTGGAGGCTATTATATTTCTGCTCCTGCGGATAAAATCTTTGCAAGTCCTGAAACATTAACAGGGTCATTAGGAGTTATCATGTCAGGCTATAATTTTGAAGGCCTTGCAGAAAAGTACGGAGTTGAATTTGTAACAATTAAAAGCGGTCCTTACAAGGATATCATGAGCTCAACAAGAGAAATGACAGACGAGGAAAGAGATATTCTACAGACGATGATCGACAACTCCTATGATGGCTTCGTGAAGGTAATTGCTGATGGAAGAGGCCTGAAGGAAGACGAAGTTCGAAAAATCGCAGATGGCAGGATATACGATGGCAGACAAGCGAAGGATCTAAACTTAATTGATGATTTTGGTTACCTTGAAGATGTTATTACAGCAATGAAAACCGATAATAAATGGAATGATGCAATGGTTGTAAGCTATAGCGATACTGGAGGGTTTGCTTCAATGTTCGGTATGACTGCAAAAAGTCTGCTAAGCGGAGAAGAAAAAGAAATGGCCAATATACTTAAGATAGCGACAAATGCAAATTCGCCTCGGCTTATGTATTTGTATGCAGAATAG
- a CDS encoding RDD family protein: MDITNTDIDSLPQHGEEPPKAYDFNHYAGFWMRFWAYLVDIIIITSIHRIIIYPVFRLFDFPTENTGLFSVINILTALVFYLYFVLMTKYFKQTLGKMIFGLKVIPLKKEKLTWDTVIFREWIGRFISASIWILYAVVAFQPKKQGLHDLFADTAVVHERQRR, encoded by the coding sequence ATGGATATCACAAACACAGATATCGATTCCCTTCCTCAACATGGTGAGGAACCGCCTAAAGCGTACGATTTTAACCATTATGCTGGTTTTTGGATGAGATTTTGGGCATATTTAGTCGATATCATTATTATTACAAGCATACACCGTATCATTATTTATCCAGTATTTCGTTTGTTCGATTTTCCCACTGAAAACACGGGCTTGTTCTCTGTTATTAACATACTCACAGCCCTTGTTTTTTACTTGTACTTTGTTCTAATGACAAAATATTTTAAACAGACGCTTGGGAAAATGATTTTTGGATTGAAAGTAATACCCTTGAAAAAGGAGAAATTGACATGGGATACTGTTATTTTTCGAGAGTGGATCGGCCGGTTCATATCAGCTAGCATTTGGATTCTGTATGCTGTTGTGGCGTTTCAGCCGAAAAAGCAAGGATTGCATGACTTGTTCGCAGATACGGCTGTTGTGCATGAAAGACAAAGAAGATAA